Proteins encoded by one window of Desulfomicrobium macestii:
- a CDS encoding GspH/FimT family pseudopilin has translation MNTKTQSVKHQNKTFQTKGFSLVEILVVIAIIGILAGISGIALMKWLPEANLKRAARTIVSMCQDARVEAIKRNQRINFNCDNVTNTCVVSFTNGTALRQFDLSTIGSGVHLSNSLNTTFSSRGRALNAGTIPIANNAASTLSITVRTSGSIITN, from the coding sequence ATGAATACAAAAACTCAAAGCGTGAAACATCAGAACAAGACTTTTCAGACAAAAGGTTTTTCTTTGGTTGAAATACTTGTAGTTATTGCGATAATAGGGATTCTAGCGGGGATTTCCGGTATAGCTTTAATGAAATGGCTGCCCGAGGCCAATCTGAAGCGCGCCGCGCGAACCATAGTGAGCATGTGTCAGGATGCACGAGTAGAGGCCATCAAGCGAAACCAGCGGATCAATTTCAATTGCGACAACGTGACAAACACATGTGTCGTTTCGTTCACCAACGGCACGGCACTCAGGCAGTTTGACCTCTCGACCATCGGGAGCGGAGTACACCTTTCAAATTCCTTGAATACTACATTCAGCAGTAGAGGCAGAGCTCTCAATGCAGGGACCATCCCCATAGCGAACAACGCTGCTTCAACTCTGTCCATTACAGTGCGGACATCAGGAAGCATAATAACAAACTAG
- a CDS encoding PilW family protein yields the protein MSKKINQSGMTLVELLVAMVMMGIVITGVYNLFRVHNLMAAKQEETTLMQQELLSAMVQMAEDLRMCGYKATSGPANGFDENETNATSVRCTRDPAPDGSTQIGYILMPNNTIDWLNASSEWVTAAENIADLNFVYRNSNGTILDPINTTNVEDIRFIDITIVAAASVERSGMNIPNRFMNTRVYCRNMGL from the coding sequence ATGTCCAAGAAAATAAACCAGTCAGGAATGACCCTAGTGGAATTACTGGTGGCTATGGTCATGATGGGGATAGTAATCACGGGGGTATATAACCTGTTCCGCGTTCATAACCTTATGGCCGCGAAACAGGAAGAAACGACACTCATGCAGCAGGAGCTCCTGTCGGCTATGGTGCAAATGGCCGAGGATTTGAGGATGTGCGGATATAAAGCTACCAGCGGTCCTGCAAACGGATTTGATGAAAATGAAACAAATGCGACGTCTGTTCGCTGCACCAGGGATCCGGCGCCAGATGGCAGCACTCAAATAGGATATATCTTGATGCCAAACAACACCATTGACTGGCTAAACGCATCTTCAGAGTGGGTTACAGCTGCGGAAAATATAGCTGATCTTAACTTTGTCTACAGAAATAGCAACGGAACAATTCTTGATCCTATCAACACGACAAATGTAGAAGATATAAGATTTATTGATATTACGATCGTAGCCGCAGCATCCGTAGAAAGATCCGGGATGAACATTCCCAACCGTTTCATGAACACACGCGTGTATTGCCGAAATATGGGGCTATAA
- a CDS encoding type IV pilus modification PilV family protein: MLLKIKLSSSQHMKGFTLVEVLVAAAVLAIGLLSVVTMISRSTIQDSRAYHMTHASLIIEDFIENATRAQYAATTFNSLSNATVNTVISGVAYTMNCGIQESTPLNRCKEMTCTVNWNNKGIQASTSYVYVFSPKY; this comes from the coding sequence ATGCTGCTTAAAATAAAACTTTCATCATCTCAGCACATGAAGGGCTTTACTCTTGTTGAAGTCCTCGTAGCTGCGGCTGTTCTGGCTATAGGCCTTCTTTCAGTTGTCACCATGATTTCCAGATCCACTATTCAAGATAGCCGCGCATACCACATGACACATGCCAGCCTGATAATAGAAGACTTCATAGAAAACGCTACTCGCGCACAGTACGCAGCAACCACTTTTAACAGTCTTTCCAACGCTACGGTCAACACTGTCATCTCAGGAGTTGCATATACAATGAACTGCGGAATCCAAGAGTCTACGCCTCTGAACAGATGCAAAGAAATGACCTGCACCGTGAACTGGAACAACAAAGGCATCCAAGCGAGTACATCGTATGTATACGTCTTTTCCCCCAAGTATTGA